One window of the Candidatus Jettenia sp. genome contains the following:
- a CDS encoding YdbL family protein: MMNKAKFFTIVMTLFMFATCIFTGKTYAEDIKARMQSRLPLIKELKAKGIVGENNKGYLEFVGDVRKEENVVNDENSDRREIYAAIAAQQGADAEVVGKRRAEQIAGKAASGEWLQDANGKWYKKSK, from the coding sequence ATGATGAACAAAGCTAAATTTTTCACGATAGTGATGACTCTTTTTATGTTTGCAACATGTATCTTCACCGGTAAAACCTATGCGGAAGACATTAAAGCCAGAATGCAGTCGCGGCTTCCCCTCATTAAGGAGTTAAAAGCAAAAGGCATAGTAGGGGAAAATAATAAGGGATATTTAGAGTTTGTGGGAGATGTAAGGAAAGAGGAAAATGTTGTGAATGACGAAAATAGCGATCGAAGAGAAATCTATGCAGCAATTGCGGCACAACAGGGAGCAGACGCTGAAGTTGTTGGGAAACGGAGAGCTGAGCAGATTGCAGGTAAAGCTGCATCTGGAGAGTGGCTTCAGGATGCAAACGGGAAATGGTATAAGAAGAGTAAATAA